The following are encoded in a window of Halosolutus halophilus genomic DNA:
- a CDS encoding zinc-binding dehydrogenase, whose amino-acid sequence MTSSGDVTGETDEAAETGELVYINGPKDLEFREYEVPEPEPGAVVTEVVRANVCGSELHVWKGDHPLQDCVLGHEALVRVADLGEGVETDSAGTPIEEGDLVAPVYFQTCQACEFCRRGEFYRCENDYEHTGKSPEIWPHFHAPWATHYYIYPDNHFYKIPDELESHLNVAAAANCALSQVKFGLDQVGLEFGETVVIQGAGGLGLNATVVANEYGAETIVVDGVDERLEQARAFGADHVIDFREDDTVEARVERVEEITDGMGADVGVEVAGVPEAFTEGIELLRTGGRYLEMGNVRPGHEVDFDPGKLTRKSIDVTTAVEYDPWTLYESLQLLAETVDSYPYDDLIDTEYPLSDVEAALEHSENRDVIRATLIPSQ is encoded by the coding sequence ATGACCAGTTCTGGTGACGTAACTGGCGAGACGGACGAGGCGGCCGAGACGGGCGAACTCGTCTACATCAATGGTCCGAAGGACCTCGAGTTCCGGGAGTACGAGGTACCCGAACCGGAGCCAGGCGCCGTCGTGACCGAGGTCGTTCGCGCCAACGTTTGCGGGTCGGAGCTCCACGTCTGGAAGGGCGACCATCCCCTCCAGGACTGTGTCCTCGGTCACGAGGCGCTCGTTCGCGTGGCCGACCTTGGCGAGGGCGTCGAGACCGACAGCGCCGGCACTCCGATCGAGGAGGGTGACTTGGTCGCGCCGGTCTACTTCCAGACCTGCCAGGCCTGCGAGTTCTGTCGCCGCGGCGAGTTCTACCGCTGCGAGAACGACTACGAACACACCGGGAAGTCCCCGGAGATCTGGCCGCACTTTCACGCCCCCTGGGCCACCCACTACTACATCTACCCGGACAACCACTTCTACAAGATTCCCGACGAACTCGAGTCGCACTTGAACGTCGCGGCGGCGGCCAACTGCGCGCTGTCGCAGGTAAAGTTCGGTCTCGATCAGGTCGGTCTCGAGTTCGGCGAGACGGTGGTGATCCAGGGTGCCGGTGGCCTCGGACTGAACGCGACCGTAGTCGCCAACGAATACGGCGCGGAGACCATCGTCGTCGACGGTGTCGACGAACGCCTCGAGCAGGCCAGGGCGTTCGGTGCCGACCACGTCATCGACTTCCGGGAGGACGACACCGTAGAGGCGCGCGTCGAACGGGTCGAGGAGATTACCGACGGAATGGGGGCCGATGTCGGCGTCGAGGTCGCGGGCGTCCCGGAGGCGTTCACCGAAGGGATCGAACTGCTCCGGACCGGCGGGCGCTACCTCGAGATGGGGAACGTCCGGCCGGGCCACGAGGTGGACTTCGACCCCGGCAAGCTCACCAGGAAGTCTATCGACGTCACGACGGCCGTCGAGTACGACCCTTGGACGCTCTACGAGTCGCTTCAGTTGCTTGCGGAGACGGTCGACAGCTATCCGTACGACGATCTGATCGACACCGAGTATCCGTTGTCGGACGTGGAGGCTGCACTGGAACACTCCGAGAACCGTGACGTCATTCGGGCGACGCTGATCCCATCGCAGTAA
- a CDS encoding ABC transporter permease — protein sequence MSTVDTLVGGWQFLMENFDQFLVLLREHLTMVLLAEVLALAVALPLGVFAIRDERSKRVILSFGNVAQTIPTLAIIALAFPILGLGFKPSVLALFAYALLPILINTIAGLDEVSEDTVEAAKGMGMTEMEILRKIRFPLAIPVIFAGIRTSAVINVGTAYLAFFIGGGGLGVWVIGGINLFNMEQMVAGAVPGALLAIGLDTLFAMIERRLGGQVSIDSVPA from the coding sequence GTGAGCACGGTCGACACCCTTGTCGGCGGCTGGCAGTTCCTCATGGAGAACTTCGACCAGTTCCTCGTTCTCCTGCGCGAGCACCTGACGATGGTCCTCCTCGCCGAGGTGCTGGCGCTGGCCGTAGCACTGCCGCTCGGCGTCTTCGCCATCCGGGACGAGCGGTCGAAACGGGTCATCCTCAGCTTCGGGAACGTCGCCCAGACGATTCCGACGCTGGCGATCATCGCGCTCGCGTTCCCCATCCTGGGACTCGGCTTCAAACCCTCGGTCCTCGCCCTGTTCGCGTACGCCCTGTTACCGATCCTGATCAACACGATCGCCGGACTGGACGAGGTCAGCGAGGACACCGTCGAGGCCGCGAAGGGCATGGGGATGACCGAGATGGAAATCCTCCGGAAGATCCGGTTCCCCCTGGCCATTCCTGTGATCTTCGCCGGCATCCGTACGAGCGCCGTCATCAACGTCGGGACCGCCTACCTCGCGTTCTTCATCGGCGGTGGCGGCCTGGGTGTGTGGGTCATCGGGGGCATCAACCTCTTCAACATGGAGCAGATGGTCGCCGGGGCGGTTCCCGGCGCCTTGCTCGCCATCGGGCTAGACACGCTGTTCGCGATGATCGAGCGTCGACTCGGAGGACAGGTCTCGATCGACAGCGTCCCCGCCTGA
- a CDS encoding aldehyde dehydrogenase family protein yields MTIQSGTSTYDLVIDGDPVQAAAEERFDTVNPATESVIASVSRAREEDVDSAVAAARDALPDWRSMPPQERGRLLAALAEKIRAQQESLALLETRDNGKPLSHARADVETCARYFEYYAGVADKVHGDSIPLTDEYVDYTVREPLGVTAQIIPWNLPTNIFGRSVAPALATGNVAVVKPAEQTPLTAVEIGRLASEVGIPDGVLNVVPGFGTEAGAALSGHPDVDGVSFTGSVPTGIEVGKTAVENVTNVHLELGGKSPNVVYPDADLDTAVDSTITGIFANAGQVCSAGSRLLVHEDVKDTFLDELVDRIEEMSIDSGELDPDMGPLVSEEHFEKVTRYLEVGRTEAGDPLVGGEALDRDGYFVEPTVFDGVDNDMRIAQEEIFGPVLSVIEFATEEEAIEIANDVDYGLVAGIHTSDIGRAHRFARDVDAGQVYINEWFAGGEETPFGGYKQSGFGREKGLAAVDAYTQVKNVCANIAPE; encoded by the coding sequence ATGACGATCCAGTCAGGCACGAGTACGTACGACCTGGTTATCGACGGCGACCCCGTCCAGGCAGCGGCTGAGGAGCGGTTCGACACGGTCAATCCGGCGACCGAATCGGTCATCGCCTCGGTCTCGCGGGCACGGGAGGAAGACGTCGACAGCGCCGTCGCAGCAGCGCGAGACGCCCTCCCAGACTGGCGATCGATGCCGCCCCAGGAGCGGGGCCGCCTGCTCGCTGCGCTGGCAGAGAAGATCCGCGCCCAGCAAGAGAGCCTGGCGCTACTCGAGACCCGAGACAACGGCAAGCCGCTGTCCCACGCCCGGGCCGACGTCGAGACGTGTGCACGCTACTTCGAGTACTACGCCGGCGTAGCCGACAAGGTCCACGGCGACTCGATCCCGCTTACCGACGAGTACGTCGACTATACGGTGCGCGAACCGCTAGGCGTCACCGCCCAGATTATCCCCTGGAACCTGCCGACCAACATCTTCGGCCGGAGCGTCGCGCCGGCGCTGGCGACCGGAAACGTCGCCGTCGTGAAACCCGCCGAGCAGACGCCGCTGACCGCCGTCGAGATCGGCCGCCTCGCTTCTGAGGTCGGAATCCCCGACGGCGTGCTCAACGTCGTCCCCGGCTTCGGCACTGAGGCCGGCGCGGCCCTCTCTGGGCATCCCGATGTCGACGGCGTGAGCTTCACCGGCTCGGTTCCCACCGGCATCGAGGTGGGCAAGACCGCCGTCGAGAACGTCACGAACGTCCACCTCGAACTCGGTGGGAAGAGTCCGAACGTCGTCTACCCCGACGCCGATCTCGACACGGCCGTCGACAGTACGATAACCGGCATCTTCGCCAACGCCGGCCAGGTCTGCTCGGCTGGATCCCGGCTCCTCGTCCACGAGGACGTCAAAGACACGTTCCTGGACGAACTGGTCGACCGCATCGAGGAGATGTCGATCGACTCGGGCGAACTCGACCCGGACATGGGGCCGCTCGTCTCTGAGGAGCATTTCGAGAAGGTGACGCGCTACCTCGAGGTGGGCCGCACCGAGGCCGGCGACCCACTGGTTGGCGGCGAGGCCCTCGACCGCGACGGCTACTTCGTCGAGCCGACAGTCTTCGACGGCGTCGACAACGACATGCGGATCGCCCAGGAGGAAATCTTCGGGCCGGTCCTCTCGGTCATCGAGTTCGCCACCGAAGAAGAGGCAATCGAGATCGCCAACGACGTCGACTACGGGCTGGTCGCGGGGATACACACCAGCGACATCGGCCGTGCTCATCGGTTCGCCCGGGACGTCGATGCCGGCCAGGTGTACATCAATGAGTGGTTCGCTGGCGGCGAGGAGACGCCGTTCGGCGGCTACAAGCAGAGCGGCTTCGGCCGCGAGAAGGGGCTGGCTGCTGTCGACGCCTACACCCAGGTCAAAAACGTCTGTGCGAACATCGCGCCAGAATAG
- a CDS encoding ABC transporter ATP-binding protein, translated as MIEFDDVTKVYPDGTVAIENVSFEVEEGTTTVLVGPSGCGKTTTMKLVNRLEDPTEGTVYFDGSDVQQQDKIELRRSIGYVIQEIGLFDHMTVDENVATVPKLLDWDRERIDDRVDELLELMDLPPESYRDQYPPELSGGQRQRVGVARALAADPDVLLMDEPFGALDPITRENLQDEFLEIQKQINTTILFVTHSVEEALKMGDRIAVFDVGELVRYDEPRNILEDPGSEFVADFIGSDRMLKLLQVTRVEEIYQTEVASAHQDVVDVVENGSDGEVAPDVVPVRPEESAQVAFSRIMQAETEAIPVVDDGEVVGVVTEERIREETAGPKLTDTEVA; from the coding sequence ATGATAGAATTCGACGACGTTACCAAGGTCTATCCAGACGGCACAGTCGCAATCGAGAACGTGAGCTTCGAGGTCGAAGAGGGCACGACGACGGTGCTCGTCGGCCCGTCAGGATGTGGCAAGACGACGACGATGAAGCTGGTGAACCGGCTCGAAGACCCGACGGAGGGAACCGTCTACTTCGACGGCAGTGACGTCCAGCAGCAGGACAAGATCGAGCTCCGGCGCAGCATCGGGTACGTCATCCAGGAGATCGGACTGTTCGACCACATGACCGTCGACGAGAACGTCGCGACGGTCCCCAAGTTGCTCGACTGGGACCGCGAGCGGATCGACGACCGCGTCGACGAACTACTCGAACTCATGGACCTCCCGCCGGAGAGCTACCGTGACCAGTACCCGCCGGAGCTGTCGGGCGGCCAGCGCCAGCGCGTCGGCGTCGCTCGCGCCCTGGCAGCCGATCCCGACGTCCTCCTCATGGACGAACCCTTCGGTGCACTGGACCCGATCACCCGCGAGAACCTGCAGGACGAGTTCCTCGAGATTCAAAAACAGATCAATACGACGATCCTCTTCGTCACCCATAGCGTCGAAGAGGCACTGAAGATGGGCGATCGGATCGCCGTCTTCGACGTCGGTGAACTCGTTCGGTACGACGAGCCCCGGAACATCCTCGAGGACCCCGGGAGTGAGTTCGTCGCCGACTTCATCGGCTCCGACAGAATGCTGAAACTCCTGCAGGTGACGCGCGTCGAGGAGATATACCAGACCGAAGTGGCGTCAGCCCATCAAGACGTCGTCGATGTCGTCGAGAACGGAAGCGACGGCGAGGTGGCTCCGGACGTCGTCCCCGTGCGCCCCGAGGAAAGTGCCCAGGTAGCGTTCTCTCGGATCATGCAGGCAGAGACGGAGGCGATCCCGGTCGTCGACGACGGTGAGGTGGTCGGGGTCGTGACCGAGGAGCGCATCCGGGAGGAGACTGCCGGCCCGAAGCTGACCGACACAGAGGTGGCCTGA
- a CDS encoding zinc-binding dehydrogenase, with protein sequence MDGEPNPEGQTSRPTGEVVYFYGPGELAVREHPVPEPEPGAVVTEVVRTNVCGSDVHISEGRLGEPFVDMVLGHEAVCRVTELGPGVETDYAGNEIAPGDLVAPVYYLTCQHCSACARGEFHNCQESYSYKTKSLEEFPHFHGTYGTHYYVHPNQHFYKVPDALTEVPSVAAAANCALSQVMFGLDQVDLEYDETVVIQGAGGLGLNATAYANERGAEVIVVEGARNRLKLAKRFGADHVVDMNEYSSVDERIERVMELTNGEGADVAAELAGVPEAFTEGIELLQTGGRYLEVGNINPGSVVDFDPGQLTRESITVEAMVQYDPWYLRKALSFLADTIDVYPYEDLLDETFDLAEFEAALEVSAGKGVGRASLDPQS encoded by the coding sequence ATGGACGGTGAGCCGAACCCGGAAGGCCAGACGTCCAGGCCAACCGGTGAGGTCGTCTACTTTTACGGACCAGGGGAACTTGCGGTGCGCGAACATCCTGTGCCGGAGCCTGAGCCCGGCGCCGTAGTCACTGAAGTGGTGCGTACCAACGTGTGTGGCTCGGACGTGCACATCTCTGAGGGGCGACTCGGCGAGCCCTTCGTGGACATGGTCCTGGGTCATGAGGCGGTCTGTCGCGTCACCGAGCTCGGGCCAGGCGTCGAGACGGATTACGCCGGCAACGAGATCGCACCCGGCGACCTCGTCGCCCCGGTGTACTATCTCACTTGTCAACACTGCAGTGCCTGTGCCCGGGGGGAGTTCCACAACTGCCAGGAGTCGTACTCGTACAAGACCAAGTCACTTGAGGAGTTCCCACACTTCCACGGGACGTACGGCACGCACTACTACGTCCACCCGAACCAGCACTTCTACAAGGTTCCCGACGCGCTCACGGAGGTGCCGAGCGTGGCCGCGGCGGCTAACTGTGCGCTGTCGCAGGTTATGTTCGGACTCGATCAAGTAGACCTGGAGTACGACGAGACGGTGGTGATCCAGGGCGCCGGCGGGCTCGGACTCAACGCAACCGCGTACGCGAACGAGCGAGGGGCAGAGGTTATCGTCGTCGAAGGTGCCCGGAATCGGCTCAAGCTGGCCAAACGGTTCGGTGCAGACCATGTCGTAGACATGAACGAATACAGTAGTGTCGACGAACGTATCGAGAGAGTGATGGAACTCACCAACGGAGAAGGCGCGGACGTCGCAGCGGAGCTTGCGGGCGTGCCGGAGGCGTTCACCGAGGGCATCGAGCTCCTGCAAACGGGCGGGCGGTACCTGGAGGTCGGCAACATCAATCCCGGATCTGTCGTCGACTTCGACCCGGGGCAGCTCACTCGCGAGTCCATCACGGTCGAGGCGATGGTGCAGTACGACCCCTGGTACCTGCGCAAGGCGCTCAGCTTCCTCGCGGACACCATCGACGTGTATCCCTACGAGGACCTCCTGGACGAGACGTTCGACCTCGCGGAGTTCGAGGCGGCTCTCGAGGTGTCTGCGGGCAAAGGCGTCGGCCGCGCCTCGCTGGACCCGCAGTCGTAG
- a CDS encoding helix-turn-helix domain-containing protein: protein MLTAKVCVRYEDDWTAQLQRYDVFAEFLASTFRNRRYIGLVALEADDLDAALEVIEGHDDVSEVQVIERFDADSAGRTASTIFVRGQLSQFTPLQTLMYEGFLPLGSTKLENGRECFDLLLEGREELADATDLLRDFGAVSVKRVTREFRREVTPSAAEWQEVLGTIPERRREILRLAVKRGYFKVPREITLAELAEEMGITKTTASNHLRKVQQSIIEFLAPYVALAAEGDSDL, encoded by the coding sequence ATGCTAACGGCAAAGGTGTGCGTCCGGTACGAGGACGACTGGACGGCCCAACTCCAGCGGTACGACGTGTTCGCGGAGTTCCTCGCATCCACGTTTCGCAACCGGCGCTACATCGGCCTCGTCGCGCTCGAGGCGGACGACCTTGACGCGGCACTCGAAGTCATCGAGGGACACGACGACGTCAGCGAGGTGCAGGTCATCGAGCGGTTCGACGCGGACAGTGCCGGTCGAACCGCCAGCACGATCTTCGTCCGCGGGCAGCTATCGCAGTTCACGCCGCTCCAGACGCTTATGTACGAGGGCTTTCTCCCGCTCGGATCGACCAAGCTCGAAAACGGCAGGGAGTGTTTCGACCTTTTGCTGGAGGGCCGCGAGGAACTGGCGGACGCGACCGACCTGCTCAGGGATTTTGGCGCCGTCTCCGTCAAGCGCGTAACCAGAGAGTTCCGCCGAGAGGTTACTCCCAGTGCGGCCGAGTGGCAGGAGGTGCTGGGGACCATCCCGGAACGCCGACGCGAGATTCTCCGCCTGGCCGTCAAGCGGGGATACTTTAAGGTGCCCCGCGAGATCACGCTGGCCGAACTGGCCGAGGAAATGGGTATCACCAAGACGACCGCGTCGAACCACCTACGAAAGGTCCAGCAGAGCATCATCGAGTTCCTCGCACCGTACGTCGCCCTAGCAGCCGAGGGTGACAGTGACTTGTAG
- a CDS encoding universal stress protein, with protein sequence MDTILVPVPDHDKWSKETAEVLADVETDPEVVLLYTFTDEDVSSTSDNLGQSPESVDLDELASRKSAVRMASRTLETAGIDTNVVGASVDEDRGDAILSTIDDVDADRAYIFSRKRSPVGKAVFGSAIQDVLFDSPVPIVVVPLAAV encoded by the coding sequence ATGGATACCATTCTCGTTCCGGTTCCCGACCACGACAAGTGGTCCAAAGAGACCGCAGAGGTACTGGCCGACGTCGAAACCGATCCGGAGGTTGTCCTCCTCTACACGTTCACCGACGAAGACGTGTCGTCCACCTCCGATAACCTGGGCCAGTCACCGGAGTCTGTCGACCTCGACGAACTGGCGTCCCGGAAGTCGGCTGTCCGGATGGCTTCACGCACGCTCGAGACCGCTGGAATCGATACCAACGTCGTCGGTGCCAGCGTGGACGAGGATCGAGGTGACGCAATTCTGTCGACTATCGATGACGTCGACGCGGACAGGGCGTACATATTCAGCCGAAAGCGCAGTCCGGTCGGCAAGGCGGTCTTCGGGAGCGCGATACAGGACGTACTGTTCGACAGTCCCGTCCCGATCGTCGTGGTACCGCTGGCAGCCGTGTGA
- a CDS encoding glycine betaine ABC transporter substrate-binding protein: MSSGSGGGVTVGSKQFAEQEILGYLGYHGLAENTDLDVVDEVSLGGSNTNFEALKNDSIDFYWEYTGTAWATLPPQHDEVVSDSDELHQRLNEEFPEEHNLEFLDYATFNNTYVLMTTTEWQDETGVESLSGLADYVNDGNTDMTIVMDAEFEDREDGWPGLIEHYGFADAASDLDTRAMEAGLVYQAVNEGESEVGMGFNTNPNIIRFDLQVLEDDEGFFPVYNPAPLVRQDTLEEFDQMVDPLESIANSLDTETIRKLNQRVSIDNENAEDVALEYLQNNDLA; the protein is encoded by the coding sequence TTGAGTTCGGGCAGCGGGGGCGGTGTCACTGTCGGCTCGAAGCAGTTCGCCGAACAGGAGATTCTCGGCTACCTCGGCTATCACGGGCTCGCAGAGAACACCGACCTCGATGTGGTCGATGAGGTGTCCCTCGGCGGGTCCAACACGAACTTCGAGGCACTCAAGAACGACAGCATCGACTTCTACTGGGAGTACACCGGGACGGCATGGGCGACGTTGCCGCCACAACACGACGAGGTGGTTTCCGACTCGGACGAACTCCACCAGCGCCTGAACGAGGAGTTCCCCGAGGAACACAACCTCGAGTTCCTCGATTACGCGACGTTCAACAACACGTACGTCCTCATGACGACGACCGAGTGGCAGGACGAGACCGGCGTCGAGTCGCTGTCGGGCCTCGCCGACTACGTCAACGACGGCAACACCGACATGACGATCGTCATGGACGCCGAGTTCGAGGATCGCGAGGACGGCTGGCCGGGACTGATCGAGCACTACGGCTTCGCGGACGCCGCGAGCGACCTCGACACGAGGGCAATGGAGGCCGGCCTCGTCTACCAGGCCGTCAACGAGGGCGAGTCGGAGGTCGGCATGGGCTTCAACACGAACCCCAACATCATCCGGTTCGACCTGCAGGTGCTCGAAGACGACGAGGGCTTCTTCCCGGTCTACAACCCGGCACCGCTCGTCCGGCAGGATACGCTGGAGGAGTTCGACCAGATGGTCGACCCGCTCGAGTCGATCGCAAACTCGCTGGACACAGAAACGATCCGGAAACTCAACCAGCGGGTCTCGATCGACAACGAGAACGCCGAGGACGTCGCACTGGAGTACCTCCAGAACAACGACCTGGCCTGA
- a CDS encoding nuclear transport factor 2 family protein, with translation MDSPDAGTDDVLELYAEDPVVHSSRAGVVRGREEIRQFYEDNAEFFTGGAHHMEAFHQDGNVVVCEGYLDGETAVGRSADGVPLCDVMEFNDDDEIVAFRAYLDYRGYVDEVPEDVPNVRAEATSEDA, from the coding sequence ATGGACAGTCCCGACGCTGGAACGGACGACGTCCTCGAGCTGTACGCCGAGGACCCGGTCGTCCACTCCTCGCGAGCCGGGGTCGTTCGTGGCCGGGAGGAGATCCGGCAGTTCTACGAGGATAACGCCGAGTTCTTCACCGGCGGCGCACACCACATGGAGGCCTTCCACCAGGACGGGAACGTCGTGGTTTGCGAGGGCTACCTCGACGGCGAGACGGCCGTCGGCCGGTCGGCCGACGGCGTCCCCCTCTGTGACGTGATGGAGTTCAACGACGACGACGAGATCGTCGCCTTCCGTGCCTACCTCGACTACCGGGGCTACGTCGACGAAGTGCCGGAGGACGTTCCGAACGTCCGGGCCGAGGCCACCAGCGAGGACGCATGA
- a CDS encoding helix-turn-helix domain-containing protein, which produces MLTAKLSVRYEGDWTAELDRYDVTGQFLASTYRDRRYFGLFALEAAEHECEAVIDVIREHETTDTIDVIERYEVEGADRMTATVIIKGQYFEFTPLQVLLHEGFIPLANFGEVRDGRETFDLLLSKREDLAEAVDLLERFGPVTIEYVSRDFQRRITPSVTEWAELFETVTPRRRRVLNEALEAGYFDVPRGCTLEEIADDLGIAKTTASQHLRKAEKDLMQFFIKYVNLSA; this is translated from the coding sequence ATGCTCACAGCCAAACTAAGCGTCCGATACGAGGGGGACTGGACGGCAGAGCTCGACCGGTACGACGTCACCGGTCAGTTCCTGGCCTCCACGTATCGCGACCGGCGGTATTTCGGGCTGTTCGCCCTCGAGGCCGCCGAGCACGAATGCGAAGCCGTTATCGACGTCATTCGAGAACACGAGACGACGGACACAATCGACGTGATCGAACGATACGAGGTGGAGGGGGCGGATCGGATGACCGCGACGGTCATCATCAAAGGGCAGTACTTCGAGTTCACCCCACTCCAGGTGCTCCTCCACGAGGGGTTCATCCCGCTGGCGAACTTCGGCGAGGTCCGGGACGGTCGAGAGACCTTCGACCTCCTGCTATCGAAGCGAGAAGACCTCGCGGAGGCCGTCGACCTGCTCGAGCGGTTCGGCCCGGTGACGATCGAATACGTCTCACGGGACTTTCAGCGCCGCATCACGCCCAGCGTCACCGAGTGGGCGGAGCTGTTCGAGACCGTCACGCCGCGCCGCCGGCGCGTCCTCAACGAGGCCCTCGAGGCCGGCTACTTCGACGTGCCCCGCGGCTGTACGCTCGAGGAGATCGCGGACGACCTGGGGATCGCCAAGACGACCGCCTCCCAACACCTGCGGAAGGCGGAGAAGGACCTGATGCAGTTCTTCATCAAGTACGTAAACCTGTCCGCGTGA
- a CDS encoding ABC transporter permease — MSPIDAVLAMNAMVLLVDTVADLVTYLANNSDELVKLTIEHIDIIALSIGIAVPIGVITGAAITAHDRLATVVIWLAGIMMTIPSIALFGLLIPIFGIGDPPVVVALVMYSQLPIIRNTYVGLQQVDPAAIEAGRGLGMSRLQRLRHVQFPIALPVIMAGVRNAVVILIGIAAIGAYIGAGGLGRPIFDGIRDAYTSQIVVATIVLSALALLVDYVLGVVEQFLRLRNGEDIDRTLPTRLVQGVLQ, encoded by the coding sequence ATGAGCCCCATCGACGCAGTCCTCGCGATGAATGCGATGGTACTGTTAGTGGATACAGTCGCCGACCTCGTGACGTACCTCGCCAACAACTCCGACGAGCTGGTGAAGCTGACTATCGAGCACATCGATATCATCGCACTCTCTATCGGGATCGCCGTCCCGATCGGCGTCATCACCGGGGCAGCGATCACTGCGCACGATCGCCTGGCGACGGTCGTCATCTGGCTGGCCGGCATCATGATGACGATCCCGAGCATCGCGCTGTTCGGCCTGCTGATTCCGATTTTTGGCATCGGCGACCCGCCGGTCGTGGTCGCGCTGGTGATGTACTCCCAGCTCCCCATCATCCGCAATACGTACGTGGGGTTACAGCAGGTCGATCCCGCAGCCATCGAAGCCGGACGGGGACTCGGGATGTCGCGTCTGCAGCGCCTCCGGCACGTCCAGTTCCCCATCGCGCTCCCGGTCATCATGGCGGGTGTTCGCAACGCGGTGGTCATCCTCATCGGCATTGCGGCCATTGGAGCGTACATCGGCGCCGGCGGTCTGGGTCGGCCGATCTTCGACGGTATCAGAGACGCCTACACGTCCCAGATCGTGGTCGCCACGATCGTCTTGTCGGCCTTGGCGCTCCTGGTCGATTACGTGCTGGGCGTCGTCGAGCAGTTCCTGCGGCTTCGGAACGGCGAGGACATCGACCGAACGCTCCCGACCCGCCTCGTACAGGGAGTCCTACAATGA